In a genomic window of Streptomyces sp. NBC_01231:
- a CDS encoding type III polyketide synthase, whose amino-acid sequence MTRIAAVHGVLPAHRYHQREITDALAAMCLPGAGTPERDRGVLDRVHATARVRTRHLALPLERYAFLEGFGQANDLFIEEGLRLGEEALRAALDEAGIAPHEVDLVFATSVTGIAAPSLEARLAGRLGLRPDVKRVPVFGLGCAAGAAGLARVHDYLRGHPDQAAVLLSVELCSLTLRRGDSSAQSMVAGALFGDGAAALVAVGQNHPRRQEHAGPQVVATRSRLYPGTEDALGWDIGDSGFTIVLGAELPELVRLHVGEEVRSFLAAHDLKPDDITGWVCHPGGPKVLEALQETLGLGSGALELTWRSLAEVGNLSSASVLHILRDTLALRPPPAGTPGLLLALGPGFSSELVLLRW is encoded by the coding sequence ATGACGCGTATCGCCGCTGTCCACGGAGTGCTGCCGGCCCACCGCTACCACCAGCGCGAGATCACCGACGCACTCGCGGCGATGTGCCTCCCCGGAGCCGGTACCCCGGAGCGGGACCGCGGTGTGCTGGACCGGGTGCACGCCACGGCCCGCGTCCGCACCCGCCATCTCGCCCTGCCGCTGGAGCGGTACGCCTTCCTGGAGGGCTTCGGGCAGGCCAACGACCTGTTCATCGAGGAGGGCCTGCGGCTCGGCGAGGAGGCCCTGCGCGCCGCCCTGGACGAGGCCGGGATCGCCCCGCACGAGGTGGACCTGGTCTTCGCCACCTCGGTCACCGGTATCGCGGCCCCGTCGCTGGAGGCCAGGCTCGCCGGGCGCCTGGGGCTGCGGCCGGACGTGAAGCGTGTGCCGGTGTTCGGCCTGGGCTGCGCGGCCGGTGCCGCCGGGCTGGCCCGGGTCCACGACTATCTGCGGGGCCACCCGGACCAGGCCGCGGTGCTGCTCTCGGTCGAGCTGTGCTCCCTCACCCTGCGGCGCGGCGACAGCTCCGCGCAGAGCATGGTCGCCGGTGCGCTCTTCGGTGACGGCGCCGCCGCGCTGGTCGCCGTCGGCCAGAACCATCCCCGCCGACAGGAGCACGCCGGACCCCAGGTGGTGGCCACCCGCAGCCGCCTGTACCCGGGTACCGAGGACGCCCTCGGCTGGGACATCGGCGACAGCGGCTTCACCATCGTGCTCGGCGCCGAACTGCCGGAACTGGTCCGCCTGCACGTGGGCGAGGAGGTGCGCTCCTTCCTGGCCGCACACGACCTCAAGCCGGACGACATCACCGGCTGGGTCTGCCACCCCGGCGGCCCCAAGGTGCTGGAGGCGCTCCAGGAGACACTCGGCCTCGGGTCCGGCGCGCTGGAGCTGACCTGGCGTTCCCTCGCCGAGGTCGGCAACCTCTCCTCCGCCTCCGTGCTGCACATCCTGCGCGACACCCTGGCCCTGCGCCCACCCCCGGCCGGCACCCCCGGCCTGCTGCTGGCGCTCGGGCCGGGCTTCAGTTCCGAACTCGTGCTCCTGCGCTGGTAG
- a CDS encoding ABC transporter ATP-binding protein gives MDRPLSVRARGITKCFGDVVALDGIDLDVTQGQIHGLVGPNGAGKTTLLGLLLGLAVADSGRLEILGTPVGRALAAPDGVAGFVDGPGLYPSLTARQNLAALAALRGSASRTAGIDDVLDQVGLTEVADDRTRGFSLGMRQRLGLAAALLTKPRLLVLDEPSNGLDPAGKRHVHGVLNRLAADGTGVVLSSHRMDDLEALCSEVTILATGRIVFSGPLGKLAAENRELDYRLLTSDAPTARREAADTAGIHVVDGVRHGTGEGLVVRALVPALDELVKRLVHAGIAVRELTPVVSPLEAAFLALTDHQEAGR, from the coding sequence ATGGACAGACCCCTTTCCGTCCGGGCGCGCGGGATCACCAAGTGTTTCGGCGACGTCGTCGCCCTCGACGGCATCGATCTGGATGTGACGCAGGGGCAGATACACGGACTCGTCGGACCGAACGGCGCGGGCAAGACGACACTGCTCGGCCTCCTGCTGGGCCTGGCCGTCGCCGACAGCGGACGCCTCGAGATCCTGGGTACGCCGGTCGGACGGGCGCTCGCCGCTCCGGACGGTGTCGCCGGCTTCGTGGACGGGCCCGGCCTCTACCCCTCGCTCACCGCCAGGCAGAACCTCGCCGCGCTGGCCGCACTGCGCGGCAGCGCCTCGCGGACCGCGGGGATCGACGACGTGCTCGACCAGGTCGGGCTCACCGAAGTCGCCGACGACCGGACCCGCGGTTTCTCGCTCGGCATGCGTCAGCGGCTCGGGCTCGCCGCCGCCCTGCTCACCAAGCCCCGGCTGCTCGTGCTCGATGAACCGTCCAACGGCCTCGACCCGGCCGGCAAAAGGCACGTACACGGAGTCCTCAACCGGCTCGCGGCGGACGGAACCGGCGTCGTGCTGTCCAGCCACCGCATGGACGACCTCGAAGCGCTCTGCTCGGAGGTCACCATCCTCGCGACCGGACGGATCGTCTTCTCCGGCCCGCTCGGCAAGCTGGCCGCCGAGAACCGTGAGCTGGACTACCGGTTGCTCACCTCCGACGCGCCGACCGCCCGCCGGGAAGCCGCCGACACCGCCGGGATCCACGTCGTCGACGGCGTACGGCACGGCACCGGCGAGGGGCTCGTCGTGCGCGCGCTGGTGCCCGCCCTCGACGAGCTGGTGAAACGGCTCGTGCACGCGGGCATCGCGGTGCGCGAGCTCACGCCCGTGGTGTCGCCGCTCGAGGCCGCGTTCCTCGCCCTCACCGACCATCAGGAGGCCGGCAGATGA
- a CDS encoding UbiA family prenyltransferase, translating to MRSVGTSATTPTRTEPRRRGPGRGVGLLLATHPAPSVAVTAVVTALAAVSGRGGAGTALIAAAVLTGQLSVGWSNDLIDADRDVAATRHDKPLATGAASARAVTLAAGCALAACVPLSLANGWRAGSAHLIGVAAAWGYNLGVKRTAWSWLPYAVAFGLLPAFVTLSLPGTPWPHWWAWAGAALLGVGAHAANVLPDIDDDLAADIRGLPQRGGHRGARVLAAAALAAGSAVLVLGPAGPVGFPARAGLVATCALSLTVALWPAGRSRAPFLICLGLAAFDVALLLLRGARLA from the coding sequence GTGCGCAGCGTCGGAACCTCGGCCACCACCCCGACCAGGACAGAGCCTCGCCGCCGCGGGCCCGGGCGCGGGGTCGGCCTGCTGCTGGCCACTCACCCCGCACCCTCGGTGGCCGTGACCGCGGTGGTCACGGCGCTGGCCGCGGTGTCCGGGCGGGGCGGCGCCGGTACGGCGCTGATCGCGGCGGCGGTGCTCACCGGACAGCTGTCGGTGGGCTGGAGCAACGACCTGATCGACGCCGACCGGGACGTGGCCGCCACGCGCCACGACAAGCCCCTGGCGACCGGAGCGGCCTCCGCGCGGGCGGTGACGCTCGCGGCGGGCTGCGCCCTCGCGGCGTGTGTGCCGCTCTCCCTCGCGAACGGATGGCGGGCGGGAAGCGCGCATCTGATCGGCGTGGCCGCGGCCTGGGGCTACAACCTCGGCGTCAAGCGCACCGCCTGGTCATGGCTGCCGTACGCGGTCGCCTTCGGGCTACTGCCCGCGTTCGTCACCCTCTCCCTGCCGGGTACCCCGTGGCCGCATTGGTGGGCGTGGGCCGGCGCCGCGCTGCTGGGGGTGGGCGCCCACGCCGCGAACGTCCTGCCGGACATCGACGACGACCTCGCGGCGGACATCCGCGGCCTGCCCCAACGCGGTGGCCACCGCGGCGCGCGGGTGCTGGCGGCGGCGGCGCTGGCAGCGGGCTCGGCCGTGCTGGTCCTGGGCCCGGCGGGACCCGTCGGCTTCCCCGCACGGGCCGGGCTCGTGGCGACCTGCGCGCTCTCGCTCACCGTCGCCCTGTGGCCGGCCGGGCGAAGCCGGGCCCCCTTCCTCATCTGCCTGGGCCTGGCCGCCTTCGATGTCGCCCTGCTGCTTCTGCGCGGCGCGCGTCTCGCGTAG
- a CDS encoding NPCBM/NEW2 domain-containing protein — translation MVFTAVLLLSATAKAGADTVPAADTTTATTVTVDDSVQGSGRDQFDYHGSGWGHASGEGAPANPYEGTNSWTETTGESVDFAFTGTQLTFRAITDPGHGIGAVSVDGGTPVDVDLYSATRTGDVPVWTSPTLPDGPHTFTLTSTGRKNAASSGTALAVDRIDFVGEAPVPGKTDVAVDGAGTGRTFDGIGAISGGGGNSRLLINYPEPQRSRILDYLFKPGYGAALQMLKVEIGGDTNSTDGSEPSIEHTKGTVHCDSGYEWWLMEQAKKRNPHIKLYGLAWGAPGWIGNTDNSPGGGDFWSQDTIDYLTTWLGCARQHGLDIDYLGGWNERGYDIGWYEKLHATLAAKHLPIQIVGADSGLDVADDIVSDPDFAKSVDVVGVHYPCEGGDGGSANTCPSSSNAQATGKPLWASENGSLDENTGAGALIRSITRGYLDGKFTAYLNWPLLAAIYPNLPYDTVGLAVANQPWSGAYDIGTSLWTTAQVTQVTQPGWKFVDKASGYLGGDRVNGSYVTLKSPDNSAYSTILETSTASSSQTADFTVSGGLPTGKVHIWATDLKSAGASGAFVHTGDVTPKDGHFSVTLKPGYVYSLTTTTGQGKGNAVSPKQGHLALPYTDSFEQKTPGREAKYLSDMQGSFEIAPCKGGRSGQCVRQMAAQQPIEWQDDSDAFALLGDVDWKDYTVSSDVYLEQSGTVELMGRAGDQQRPQSHQAGYFLRVADTGKWSVVKSDTSGRLTTLADGTTPALGTRSWHKLGLSFSGTTITASVDGKPVGAVDDSAYASGQAGIGVVGYQTDEFDNLSITPVKQAADAPATLAADLPATIHRGESATLKTTFTVPATGDSATGLTLRPGTPDGWTVASTTPTTFSKVTPGHSVTASWTVTAPTAAATPVSVTFSPLATYARGGVQHWTYGTAKTEVPIPPPTGSPYLSDLSFVSSSNGWGPVERDSSNGEQAEGDGLPITIRGTVHDKGLGTHTDSDVAFFLGGTCSRFTATVGIDDEVAPYGSVTFTVTADGRTLTTTPVLTGTSQPLPLDLDVTGAQQLHLVIADGGDGNAHDHADWADARLTCAG, via the coding sequence GTGGTCTTCACCGCCGTCCTGCTGCTGTCGGCCACCGCGAAGGCGGGGGCCGACACGGTCCCCGCCGCAGACACCACCACCGCCACCACTGTCACCGTGGACGACTCCGTCCAGGGAAGCGGCCGGGACCAGTTCGACTACCACGGCTCCGGCTGGGGCCATGCGAGCGGAGAAGGCGCACCCGCCAATCCCTACGAGGGCACCAACAGTTGGACCGAGACCACCGGCGAGTCGGTCGACTTCGCCTTCACCGGGACCCAACTCACCTTCCGCGCGATCACCGACCCCGGCCATGGCATCGGCGCCGTCTCCGTCGACGGCGGCACCCCCGTCGACGTCGACCTCTACAGCGCCACCCGCACCGGCGACGTCCCCGTGTGGACCAGTCCCACGCTGCCCGACGGCCCGCACACCTTCACGCTCACGTCGACCGGCCGGAAGAACGCCGCTTCCAGCGGCACCGCGTTGGCCGTCGACCGGATCGACTTCGTCGGTGAGGCACCCGTTCCCGGCAAGACCGACGTCGCCGTGGACGGAGCCGGCACCGGCCGCACCTTCGACGGCATCGGCGCCATCAGCGGCGGCGGAGGCAACTCACGGCTGCTCATCAACTACCCCGAGCCGCAGCGCAGCCGGATCCTGGACTACCTCTTCAAGCCGGGCTACGGCGCCGCCCTGCAGATGCTCAAGGTGGAGATCGGCGGCGACACCAACTCCACCGACGGGTCCGAGCCCAGCATCGAGCACACCAAGGGAACCGTGCACTGCGACAGCGGCTACGAGTGGTGGCTGATGGAGCAGGCCAAGAAGCGCAACCCGCACATCAAGCTGTACGGCCTGGCCTGGGGTGCCCCCGGCTGGATCGGCAACACGGACAACTCCCCGGGCGGCGGCGACTTCTGGTCCCAGGACACGATCGACTACCTGACCACCTGGCTGGGCTGCGCCCGCCAGCACGGCCTGGACATCGACTACCTGGGCGGCTGGAACGAACGCGGCTACGACATCGGCTGGTACGAGAAGCTGCACGCGACGCTCGCCGCCAAGCACCTCCCGATACAGATCGTCGGAGCCGACTCGGGCCTGGACGTCGCGGACGACATCGTCTCCGACCCGGACTTCGCCAAGTCGGTCGACGTCGTCGGCGTCCACTACCCCTGCGAGGGCGGCGACGGCGGCAGCGCCAACACCTGCCCCAGCTCGTCCAACGCCCAGGCCACCGGCAAACCCCTGTGGGCCAGCGAGAACGGCTCCCTGGACGAGAACACCGGCGCCGGCGCCCTGATCCGCTCCATCACCCGCGGCTACCTCGACGGCAAGTTCACCGCGTACCTCAACTGGCCGCTGCTGGCCGCGATCTACCCCAACCTGCCCTACGACACGGTCGGCCTCGCGGTGGCGAACCAGCCGTGGTCCGGGGCGTACGACATCGGCACCAGCCTCTGGACGACGGCCCAGGTCACCCAAGTCACCCAGCCCGGCTGGAAGTTCGTCGACAAGGCGAGCGGCTACCTCGGCGGGGACCGCGTCAACGGCAGCTACGTCACCCTGAAGTCGCCGGACAACTCGGCGTACAGCACCATCCTGGAGACCTCCACCGCGAGCAGCTCCCAGACCGCCGACTTCACGGTCAGCGGCGGACTGCCCACCGGCAAGGTGCACATCTGGGCCACCGACCTCAAGTCCGCCGGCGCCTCCGGCGCTTTCGTGCACACCGGTGACGTGACCCCCAAGGACGGGCACTTCAGCGTCACCCTCAAGCCCGGTTACGTCTACTCCCTGACCACCACCACCGGCCAGGGCAAGGGCAACGCCGTCAGCCCGAAGCAGGGCCACCTCGCGCTCCCCTACACCGACTCCTTCGAGCAGAAGACCCCCGGGCGGGAGGCGAAGTACCTGTCCGACATGCAGGGTTCCTTCGAGATCGCGCCGTGCAAGGGCGGACGCTCCGGCCAGTGCGTCCGGCAGATGGCCGCGCAGCAACCCATCGAGTGGCAGGACGACAGCGACGCGTTCGCCCTCCTCGGCGACGTCGACTGGAAGGACTACACGGTCAGTTCGGACGTCTACCTGGAACAGTCCGGCACGGTCGAACTCATGGGCCGGGCGGGTGACCAGCAACGGCCGCAGTCCCACCAGGCGGGCTACTTCCTGCGGGTCGCCGACACCGGTAAGTGGTCGGTGGTCAAGAGCGACACCAGCGGCCGGCTGACCACACTCGCCGACGGCACCACCCCGGCACTCGGCACCCGCAGCTGGCACAAACTCGGCCTGAGCTTCAGCGGCACCACGATCACCGCGAGCGTCGACGGCAAACCGGTCGGCGCGGTGGACGACTCCGCGTACGCCTCCGGGCAGGCCGGCATCGGCGTGGTCGGCTACCAGACCGACGAGTTCGACAACCTCAGCATCACCCCCGTGAAGCAGGCCGCCGACGCCCCGGCCACACTCGCCGCGGACCTGCCGGCGACCATCCACCGGGGTGAGTCGGCCACCCTCAAGACCACCTTCACCGTCCCGGCGACGGGCGACTCGGCCACCGGCCTCACCCTGCGGCCCGGTACCCCGGACGGCTGGACGGTCGCTTCCACCACACCGACGACCTTCTCGAAGGTCACACCGGGCCACTCGGTCACCGCGAGCTGGACCGTCACCGCCCCCACGGCCGCCGCGACGCCCGTGTCCGTCACCTTCTCGCCGCTCGCCACCTATGCCCGAGGCGGCGTGCAGCACTGGACGTACGGCACCGCGAAGACCGAGGTGCCGATCCCGCCGCCCACCGGCAGCCCCTACCTGAGCGACCTGTCGTTCGTCTCCAGCAGCAATGGCTGGGGCCCGGTCGAACGTGACAGCTCCAACGGCGAGCAGGCGGAAGGCGACGGACTGCCGATCACGATCCGCGGCACCGTCCACGACAAGGGGCTGGGCACCCACACCGACAGCGACGTGGCGTTCTTCCTCGGCGGCACCTGCAGCCGGTTCACCGCCACCGTCGGCATCGACGACGAGGTCGCCCCGTACGGCTCCGTCACTTTCACCGTGACCGCCGACGGCCGGACACTGACCACGACCCCCGTGCTCACCGGCACCTCACAGCCCCTGCCCCTGGACCTCGACGTCACCGGCGCCCAGCAACTGCACCTCGTGATCGCGGACGGCGGCGACGGCAACGCCCACGACCACGCGGACTGGGCGGACGCCCGGCTCACCTGCGCGGGATAG
- a CDS encoding ABC transporter permease has protein sequence MTATTVDDHAAGVGAGRVSVPRGYRFELVKLVSQWRIRLLVLACWIAPGLFVAAVSEQSTLPTDTLFGRWMHATGWAGPLVMLGFAGTWALPLLTSVVAGDVFASEDRLGTWRHLLVAVRSPRRIFAAKALASLSVILLLVAGLACSSAVGGVLAVGNHPLAGLDGHQLTPGDAAGKVLLAWVCVLAPTLALAAIGLLGSVALGRSPMGLLLPALVALAMQVAQMLPLPVAVRLALPGYAFIAWNGLFTSPTQLGPLLIGIVVSLVWAVLATTLAYLLFLRRDFTNLSYDGSGRRALTTGLLPLVVLLALTVTVVAVATPSVGSGIRQDKVQRSLATAFAHLYRLQTEQLNRPDVTEARLRATAACNKSAGHVTAEGPGNDWRCVVSWHLPGVEAVGTAVYQLDVTSDGRFVADGDGPKEVNGYFLVRTPTGDAPNPLWQFDGNVDLLSTAPKG, from the coding sequence ATGACCGCGACCACAGTCGACGACCACGCTGCCGGTGTCGGCGCCGGCCGGGTCTCCGTGCCCCGCGGCTACCGCTTCGAGCTGGTCAAGCTCGTGTCGCAGTGGCGGATCCGCTTGCTCGTCCTCGCCTGCTGGATCGCGCCGGGGCTCTTCGTCGCCGCGGTGAGCGAGCAGAGCACGCTCCCCACCGACACCCTCTTCGGTCGCTGGATGCACGCCACGGGGTGGGCCGGGCCGCTGGTGATGCTCGGTTTCGCGGGTACGTGGGCGCTCCCGCTGCTGACCTCGGTGGTCGCGGGCGACGTGTTCGCCTCCGAGGACCGGCTCGGCACCTGGCGCCATCTGCTCGTGGCCGTCCGGTCGCCCCGCCGGATCTTCGCGGCGAAGGCGCTGGCCAGTCTCAGCGTCATCCTGCTGCTCGTGGCCGGGCTGGCCTGCTCCAGTGCGGTCGGCGGGGTCCTGGCGGTCGGCAACCATCCGCTGGCCGGCCTGGACGGCCACCAGTTGACACCGGGGGACGCCGCCGGGAAGGTCCTCCTCGCCTGGGTCTGCGTGCTCGCCCCGACCCTGGCCCTCGCCGCGATCGGACTCCTCGGGTCGGTCGCGCTGGGACGGTCCCCGATGGGACTGCTGCTGCCGGCGCTCGTCGCGCTCGCGATGCAGGTCGCCCAGATGCTGCCGCTGCCCGTCGCCGTACGGCTCGCCCTGCCGGGCTACGCCTTCATCGCCTGGAACGGCCTGTTCACCAGCCCGACACAGCTCGGCCCGCTCCTCATCGGCATCGTTGTCAGCCTGGTGTGGGCGGTGCTCGCGACCACACTGGCCTACCTGCTCTTCCTGCGGCGCGACTTCACCAACCTGTCCTACGACGGCTCGGGGCGCCGCGCGCTCACCACCGGACTCCTGCCGCTGGTCGTGCTGCTCGCCCTCACGGTCACGGTCGTCGCCGTGGCGACCCCGTCCGTGGGTTCCGGGATCCGGCAGGACAAGGTGCAGCGGTCCCTGGCCACGGCGTTCGCCCACCTCTACCGCTTGCAGACCGAGCAGTTGAACCGCCCGGACGTCACCGAGGCGCGGCTGCGGGCCACGGCGGCGTGCAACAAGAGCGCCGGCCACGTCACCGCCGAGGGGCCGGGCAACGACTGGCGCTGCGTCGTCTCCTGGCATCTCCCCGGCGTCGAGGCCGTCGGTACGGCCGTCTACCAGCTCGACGTCACCTCCGACGGGCGGTTCGTCGCCGACGGCGACGGACCGAAGGAAGTCAACGGCTACTTCCTGGTGCGGACCCCGACCGGGGACGCGCCGAACCCGCTCTGGCAGTTCGACGGCAACGTCGACCTGCTGTCCACCGCCCCGAAGGGATAA
- a CDS encoding NAD(P)/FAD-dependent oxidoreductase has translation MLDLLIVGGGPAGLATAIHAARAGLDVAVAEPRPTPVDKACGEGLMPGAVRALADLGIVPPGHPLRGIRYVDAEGDARHAEARFRHGPGLGVRRTDLHAALARRAAELGVPVHPVKVDAVTVRQDAGSVTAAGLTARYLAAADGLHSPVRRHLGLGLPDPRPPRYGLRRHFTVAPWTDHVEVHWSARAEAYVTPLGPELLGVAILTAERAPFDVQLARFPVLAARLPAHASSAVRGAGPLRQRVRGRVAGRVLLVGDAAGYVDALTGEGISLSLAGAAQLVRCVRDGRPLDYEHAWRRASRRHRLLTDALVRLRAQPRRAHLIVPTAARLPSLFTGLVNGLA, from the coding sequence ATGCTCGACCTGCTGATCGTCGGCGGCGGTCCGGCCGGACTCGCCACCGCGATCCACGCCGCCCGCGCCGGACTCGACGTCGCCGTGGCCGAGCCCCGGCCGACACCGGTCGACAAGGCCTGCGGCGAAGGACTGATGCCGGGAGCCGTGCGGGCCCTCGCCGACCTGGGCATCGTCCCGCCCGGGCATCCGCTGCGCGGCATCCGCTACGTCGACGCCGAAGGCGACGCCCGGCACGCCGAGGCCCGCTTCCGCCACGGACCCGGCCTGGGCGTGCGGCGTACGGACCTGCACGCGGCGCTGGCCCGGCGGGCGGCGGAGCTGGGCGTGCCGGTGCATCCGGTCAAGGTCGACGCGGTGACGGTCCGGCAGGACGCGGGCAGTGTCACCGCGGCCGGGCTCACCGCCCGTTACCTCGCCGCCGCCGACGGCCTGCACTCGCCCGTCCGCCGGCACCTCGGCCTGGGACTGCCCGATCCGCGCCCACCCCGCTACGGGCTGCGCCGACACTTCACCGTCGCGCCCTGGACCGACCACGTCGAGGTGCACTGGTCCGCGCGGGCCGAGGCCTACGTCACCCCGCTGGGGCCCGAGCTGCTCGGCGTGGCCATCCTGACCGCCGAGCGGGCACCGTTCGACGTGCAGCTCGCCCGCTTTCCGGTGCTGGCCGCCCGCCTGCCCGCGCACGCCTCCTCGGCCGTACGCGGCGCGGGACCGCTGCGACAGCGGGTCCGCGGCCGGGTGGCCGGCCGGGTCCTGCTGGTGGGCGATGCCGCCGGCTACGTCGACGCGCTCACCGGCGAAGGCATCTCCCTCTCCCTGGCCGGGGCCGCCCAGCTCGTCCGCTGCGTCCGCGACGGCCGGCCCCTGGACTACGAGCACGCCTGGCGCCGGGCCTCACGCCGCCACCGCCTGCTCACCGACGCCCTGGTACGCCTGCGCGCCCAACCCCGACGCGCCCACCTGATCGTCCCCACCGCGGCGCGCCTGCCCTCCCTGTTCACCGGGCTGGTCAACGGCCTGGCGTGA